A stretch of Megalobrama amblycephala isolate DHTTF-2021 linkage group LG14, ASM1881202v1, whole genome shotgun sequence DNA encodes these proteins:
- the LOC125244997 gene encoding uncharacterized protein LOC125244997 gives MDICIFHETWCRSNETLHCPIGYKEIVVPSSKNSKIKCGRDSGGILIWHKDNLKHSIKIVKTEKSSIWLEVKSVISQSNLYLCAVYIPPHDSPYYEEQSFSKLQTDILHFQSRGNILICGDLNARTGREIDYVNIVDNDHILNDTMFHSSSITPRNSYDSLVNMNGKQILKLCKGLGIYIINGRTRGDTLGRFTYCSRLGTSVVDYSITDIDPNFINAFTVRPQLPISDHCQTVLYLKPPCERSNTYPIESEKMFPLKPKLKWNQSTSEQFKEHINNPTILKMLDDFISTNFTLDVNGINLATKNLNYIFKTLATLSNIKRQRKRKTNQQTLRKDVWFDGECVSLRKELRRLSNKKHKDPSSQTLRLTYADCLRNYKRLMWNKRENYFKIKIEEIDESVDQNSFWNLYKNLKNPNQKYHYRVAQFGKLISKIFIKKLNILTLTSLSVK, from the coding sequence ATGGATATCTGTATCTTTCATGAGACGTGGTGTCGTAGTAATGAGACTTTACATTGTCCAATAGGATACAAGGAAATTGTTGTTCCTTCatcaaaaaattctaaaataaaatgtggcCGAGACTCAGGTGGAATACTTATATGGCACAAAGACAATTTGAAACATTCgattaaaattgttaaaacTGAAAAATCTTCTATTTGGCTTGAAGTGAAATCTGTCATATCACAGTCTAATCTTTACCTCTGTGCAGTCTATATTCCACCTCATGACTCTCCCTATTACGAAGAGCAAAGCTTTTCCAAACTACAGACTGACATCTTACACTTTCAGTCCAGAGGAAATATCCTCATATGTGGAGATTTAAATGCCAGAACAGGGAGAGAAATTGATTATGTAAATATTGTAGATAATGACCATATACTCAATGACACCATGTTTCACTCCTCAAGTATCACACCAAGAAACAGCTATGATagtttagttaacatgaatggAAAGCAAATATTAAAACTCTGTAAAGGTTTAGGGATATACATAATTAATGGCAGAACTAGAGGAGATACATTAGGAAGATTCACCTATTGCTCCAGATTAGGAACCAGTGTGGTTGATTATTCAATAACAGATATTGATCCAAATTTTATTAATGCCTTCACAGTCAGACCTCAGctcccgatttccgatcactgCCAAACAGTGCTTTACCTGAAACCACCATGTGAAAGGAGCAACACTTATCCAATAGAATCTGAAAAAATGTTTCCTTTGAAACCCAAACTAAAGTGGAACCAATCCACCTCTGAACAATTTAAAGAACACATAAACAATCCTACTATATTAAAAATGCTGGATGACTTTATATCCACTAATTTCACCTTAGATGTTAATGGGATAAATTTAGcaacaaaaaacttaaattacatATTCAAAACATTGGCAACTCTATCTAACATTAAACGACAACGCAAACGTAAAACAAACCAACAGACATTAAGAAAGGATGTTTGGTTTGATGGTGAATGTGTAAGTCTCAGAAAAGAACTAAGGAGACTTTCTAACAAAAAGCACAAAGATCCATCCAGCCAGACATTACGGCTTACTTATGCTGACTGTCTGAGAAATTACAAGAGACTAATGTGgaacaaaagagaaaattattttaaaatcaaaattgagGAAATTGATGAATCAGTTGATCAAAATTCTTTCTGGAATCTATATAAAAACTTGAAAAACCCAAATCAGAAATATCATTACAGAGTGGCACAATTTGGAAAACTTATTTCGAAAATCTTTATCAAAAAATTGAACATATTGACCTTAACCAGCCTcagtgtaaaataa